A single window of Thermodesulfobacteriota bacterium DNA harbors:
- a CDS encoding DUF3786 domain-containing protein, translated as MDKPYLTLKEIEGVVVHDLYLKKEVAKRAEAFEYLDNVEKMAYYIGGEQVASPPIRCDWMVKKTFFPGVEAYFLFHHKDDELPSSMQVLFSGERVRELKGDDLSVLAIATINHMIHYIRQSHPNRSLPEICQVV; from the coding sequence ATGGATAAACCTTACCTGACCCTGAAGGAGATCGAAGGGGTGGTCGTCCATGACCTCTATCTCAAGAAAGAGGTGGCCAAACGGGCCGAGGCCTTCGAATATCTTGACAACGTGGAAAAGATGGCCTATTACATTGGCGGTGAGCAAGTCGCCTCTCCTCCCATCCGCTGCGACTGGATGGTGAAGAAGACCTTCTTCCCGGGGGTGGAGGCCTATTTTCTTTTTCACCACAAGGACGACGAATTGCCTTCCTCCATGCAGGTCCTCTTCTCTGGAGAGAGGGTCAGAGAGTTGAAAGGAGATGACCTTTCGGTCCTGGCCATTGCCACCATCAATCATATGATCCATTATATCAGGCAATCCCATCCCAATAGATCCCTACCTGAGATCTGCCAGGTGGTCTGA
- a CDS encoding methylenetetrahydrofolate reductase — MTFKDRLESGKFVVVAELQPPKGVDLSETFEYGEKWKGRLDAINVPDLQNAIMRLGSLSASALLKERGLDVIVNLSSQHRNRLALQSELLNASALGLKNLLLLPGDPPALGDHFEAQPVNDLDVFGLLAAAKRLQEGYDLMGNDLKGKPQFFVGTTVNAGAKGHVLDLEIRDMEKKIRQGAEFFFTGSVYDVGLFEAFVKKAAPFKVPILAGITLLKSVGMARYINKHVEGASIPEETIDRLMKASDKQMASIEIAGDLIRALRPLCQGIQIIPLGWEHLVTPLLDQVGL, encoded by the coding sequence ATGACCTTCAAAGACCGGTTGGAATCTGGGAAGTTCGTGGTGGTGGCCGAGCTCCAGCCCCCCAAAGGGGTGGACCTTTCGGAGACCTTCGAGTATGGGGAAAAGTGGAAAGGCCGGCTCGATGCCATCAACGTTCCGGACCTTCAGAATGCGATTATGAGGCTCGGATCGCTCTCGGCCTCGGCCCTTTTGAAGGAGAGGGGATTGGACGTCATCGTCAACCTCTCCAGTCAGCACCGGAACCGGTTGGCCCTCCAGTCCGAGCTCCTCAATGCCTCGGCCCTCGGCCTCAAAAACCTCCTTCTCCTGCCGGGCGATCCCCCTGCCCTCGGAGACCATTTCGAGGCCCAACCGGTCAACGACCTCGACGTCTTTGGGCTGTTGGCCGCGGCCAAACGCCTTCAGGAAGGATACGACCTCATGGGGAATGACCTCAAAGGGAAACCCCAGTTCTTCGTCGGCACGACGGTCAATGCGGGCGCCAAGGGCCACGTCCTCGACCTCGAGATCCGGGACATGGAAAAGAAGATCCGGCAGGGCGCGGAGTTCTTCTTCACCGGATCCGTCTACGACGTCGGCCTCTTCGAGGCCTTCGTCAAAAAGGCGGCCCCCTTCAAGGTCCCGATCCTCGCGGGGATCACCCTGCTCAAATCGGTCGGGATGGCCCGGTATATCAACAAGCACGTCGAAGGCGCCTCGATTCCCGAAGAGACCATCGATCGGTTGATGAAGGCTTCGGACAAGCAGATGGCGAGCATCGAAATTGCCGGAGACCTGATCCGGGCGCTCCGACCCCTCTGCCAGGGGATCCAGATCATCCCCCTCGGATGGGAACACCTGGTCACCCCCCTCTTGGATCAGGTGGGCCTCTAA
- a CDS encoding FAD-dependent oxidoreductase codes for MARVGLCIDRAGALISPVLCNQIAEFSGGIPQIAFSMVEEDLLAPEALGRLTEQLKTHGAERAILLGGSPKRYEASFNKFGHSVILNPYLITVLPLTPLMEKGLGEERAFERIKNAMLRAISVALRSNPIDHQSLPLKREVLVLGGGVAGLSVALTLARSGISVHLLEKKDRLGGRASHLRFFYHRSENAQRWLEGLIAEVDRHPLITVHLGTELKRVEGHFGRFQAKVRRADGTEQLLSSAAIIVATGVEVHSERAGIYAHRSFVSPEEMEKLLAESEAPSFYWNGKRAEAVTFVLDQVNLDLKLDAIHMMKQALLLQETFQCQTTILCKEVKVSADGMERLYRRARQQGALVVKYSDPPKFSIVNGRIRVDVKDTSAIRKEEEQSLSILSDLVVMSEPILPGGDTELLSRKLGLCLGDRGFLIEDNPQFFRVRSNRRGIVVAGGCRFPQELSETLIEAEAAAQEVIKLLSGGTYEYDLAVAEVDPKKCAVCYTCPRLCPHSAITVEKYAERNVYLTAGAGEGQKWGAAKVDPVACYGCGICVGECPAKAITLRHLTDEQIYAQMGLG; via the coding sequence ATGGCACGCGTAGGCCTTTGCATCGACCGAGCGGGAGCGTTGATCTCTCCTGTCCTCTGCAACCAGATTGCCGAGTTCAGCGGGGGAATCCCCCAAATCGCCTTCTCGATGGTAGAGGAAGACCTGCTGGCCCCGGAAGCCCTCGGGAGGCTGACCGAACAATTGAAGACCCATGGGGCAGAGCGGGCCATCCTCCTCGGTGGAAGCCCGAAGCGTTACGAGGCCTCGTTCAACAAATTTGGCCATTCCGTAATCCTCAACCCCTATCTCATCACGGTCCTCCCACTGACCCCCCTCATGGAGAAAGGCCTTGGGGAGGAGAGGGCCTTCGAAAGAATCAAAAACGCGATGCTTAGGGCCATCTCGGTGGCCCTCCGATCCAACCCGATCGACCACCAATCCCTCCCCTTGAAACGCGAAGTCCTCGTGCTCGGAGGAGGGGTGGCAGGCCTCAGCGTGGCCCTCACCCTGGCCCGATCCGGGATCAGCGTCCACCTCCTCGAGAAGAAGGATCGATTGGGCGGAAGGGCCTCTCACCTTCGGTTCTTTTACCACCGATCTGAAAATGCCCAGAGGTGGCTGGAGGGTCTCATCGCCGAGGTCGATCGCCACCCCCTCATCACCGTTCATCTGGGAACGGAGTTGAAAAGGGTCGAGGGCCATTTCGGCCGGTTTCAAGCCAAGGTTCGCCGGGCCGACGGAACCGAGCAACTCCTCTCAAGCGCGGCCATCATCGTGGCGACGGGGGTAGAGGTCCATTCTGAGAGGGCGGGCATTTACGCCCATCGAAGCTTCGTCTCTCCGGAGGAGATGGAGAAGCTCCTCGCCGAGAGCGAGGCCCCTTCCTTCTATTGGAACGGAAAGAGGGCCGAGGCGGTCACCTTCGTCCTCGATCAGGTCAACCTCGATCTGAAGCTCGATGCCATCCACATGATGAAGCAGGCCCTCCTCTTGCAGGAGACCTTTCAATGCCAGACGACGATCCTCTGCAAAGAGGTGAAGGTCTCTGCCGACGGCATGGAGCGACTCTATCGAAGGGCCCGACAGCAGGGCGCCCTCGTGGTTAAATATAGCGACCCACCGAAGTTCTCCATCGTCAACGGCCGCATTCGGGTGGACGTGAAGGATACCTCGGCGATTCGAAAGGAGGAGGAGCAGTCCCTCTCCATCCTTTCGGATCTCGTCGTGATGAGCGAGCCCATCCTCCCGGGCGGGGATACCGAACTCCTCTCCCGAAAACTCGGCCTCTGCCTGGGAGACCGGGGATTCCTCATAGAGGACAACCCCCAGTTCTTCCGCGTGAGATCGAACCGAAGGGGGATTGTGGTGGCCGGAGGCTGTCGGTTCCCCCAAGAGCTTTCTGAAACCTTGATCGAGGCAGAAGCAGCCGCCCAGGAGGTGATCAAACTCCTGTCAGGGGGCACCTATGAATACGACCTCGCCGTTGCGGAGGTGGATCCGAAGAAATGCGCGGTCTGTTACACCTGCCCCCGTCTCTGCCCCCATTCTGCCATTACGGTCGAGAAATATGCGGAGCGAAACGTCTATCTCACGGCCGGGGCGGGAGAGGGGCAGAAGTGGGGAGCGGCCAAGGTCGATCCCGTGGCCTGTTATGGGTGCGGGATCTGCGTCGGAGAATGTCCCGCAAAGGCCATCACCCTGCGCCATCTGACGGACGAACAGATCTATGCCCAGATGGGTCTGGGATGA
- a CDS encoding methylenetetrahydrofolate reductase has translation MKAGSNLEKILSKGLFAVTGELGPPKGNDVSVIKRKADLLRGYVDAVNVTDNQTAIVRMSSIATSSLLIQMGIEPVMQMTTRDRNRIAIQSDIFGATALGIRNMLCLTGDHHSFGNQVDSKNVHDLDSIQLIDCVRTMRDQGTLLGGEEKIEGEIKLFIGAAENPFGDPFEFRATRLAKKVAAGVDFIQTQCIYDMKRFKEWMKMVRDRGLHEKVHILAGVTPLKSGGMARYMAKNVSGIIIPDEIIDRIVKAKKPAEEGIKLCVEQILELKEIEGVHGVHIMAIEWEQMTSQITEMAGLLPRPKIE, from the coding sequence ATGAAAGCGGGAAGCAACCTCGAAAAGATCTTGTCAAAAGGGCTCTTTGCCGTCACCGGAGAACTTGGCCCCCCCAAAGGGAACGATGTGAGCGTCATCAAGCGGAAGGCAGATCTCCTGCGAGGATATGTGGACGCGGTCAACGTCACCGACAATCAGACGGCCATCGTCCGGATGTCGAGCATCGCCACCTCAAGCCTCCTGATCCAGATGGGGATCGAACCGGTGATGCAGATGACGACCCGAGATCGCAACCGGATCGCCATCCAGAGCGACATCTTCGGGGCCACGGCCCTGGGCATACGGAATATGCTCTGCCTGACCGGAGATCACCATTCCTTCGGCAACCAGGTCGACTCCAAAAACGTCCATGACCTCGACTCCATCCAGCTGATCGACTGCGTCCGGACGATGAGAGATCAGGGGACCCTGCTGGGAGGGGAGGAGAAGATCGAGGGGGAGATCAAGCTCTTCATCGGCGCCGCCGAGAACCCCTTCGGAGATCCCTTCGAATTCAGGGCGACCCGCCTGGCCAAGAAGGTCGCGGCAGGGGTCGACTTCATCCAGACCCAGTGCATCTACGACATGAAACGATTCAAAGAGTGGATGAAGATGGTGAGGGATCGAGGGCTGCATGAAAAGGTCCACATCCTGGCGGGCGTGACCCCCCTGAAATCTGGAGGTATGGCGCGCTACATGGCGAAGAACGTATCGGGGATCATCATCCCGGACGAGATCATCGACCGGATCGTCAAGGCCAAGAAACCCGCAGAGGAAGGGATCAAGCTCTGCGTCGAACAGATCCTGGAGCTGAAGGAGATCGAGGGGGTTCACGGAGTCCACATCATGGCCATCGAATGGGAACAGATGACCAGTCAGATCACGGAGATGGCCGGTCTGTTGCCCCGACCCAAGATCGAGTGA
- a CDS encoding hydrogenase iron-sulfur subunit: MDGFEPKIVAFCCDQSGYPALEMAAGSGGGFPSNLEIVRVPCAGRIETLYLLKALERGADGVLIFGCYEENCQFLRGNLRAKGRLSYAHHFLEKIGLEKERIELCHVATNSGPKVIETLQRKWEELKKLGPNPCKPSPSG, encoded by the coding sequence ATGGATGGGTTTGAACCGAAGATCGTTGCCTTCTGTTGTGATCAGTCCGGATATCCCGCTTTGGAGATGGCAGCCGGATCGGGAGGAGGGTTTCCCTCGAATCTGGAGATCGTCCGCGTCCCATGTGCGGGCCGCATTGAAACCCTCTACCTTCTGAAAGCCTTAGAGCGAGGCGCCGATGGAGTCCTGATCTTTGGCTGTTACGAAGAGAATTGTCAATTTCTGAGGGGGAATCTCCGGGCCAAAGGCCGTCTCTCCTATGCCCACCATTTCCTGGAGAAAATCGGCCTCGAAAAGGAACGGATCGAGCTCTGCCACGTGGCCACCAACAGTGGACCCAAGGTGATCGAAACCCTCCAAAGGAAATGGGAGGAGTTGAAAAAACTTGGACCGAATCCCTGCAAGCCCTCCCCTTCGGGATGA
- a CDS encoding FAD-dependent oxidoreductase: protein MKKDALVIGGGISGITVASELAQTGHSALLIEKEAQLGGLASVFCCKASESCNKCFACVVDKRLAELSRYRSLSILTQTELVDLQGGPGAYQGFLKNGKGRMKVEASAIVLATGIEPFDATAKAEYGYGRFKNVITAKDLDEMLRFQGKLERPSDRRVPKTIAFFQCVGSRDESIGNLYCSQVCCAYALRLIKAIRHQYPDTLVTFFYMDIQPAGASFERFLDACRKDPHLRFLRCLPSKVYHSPLTEGLRVRLIDPQKGEVLEEPFDLIVLSVGMVLGKGAKSLAQLFGLKLNEEGFLDPPPFQTGIFVAGACSGPKDIDRSILHSKSIAGKVEQYLKGRN from the coding sequence GTGAAAAAGGATGCCTTGGTTATCGGAGGAGGAATCTCGGGGATCACGGTGGCCTCCGAGCTGGCCCAGACCGGCCATTCGGCCTTGCTGATCGAAAAAGAGGCCCAGTTAGGTGGGCTGGCCTCGGTGTTTTGCTGCAAGGCCTCCGAATCCTGCAACAAATGCTTTGCCTGTGTGGTGGATAAAAGGTTGGCCGAGCTCTCCCGCTATCGGTCCCTCTCCATCCTGACCCAGACGGAATTGGTCGATCTCCAGGGAGGGCCGGGTGCTTACCAGGGCTTTTTAAAGAACGGAAAGGGGAGGATGAAGGTCGAGGCCTCGGCCATCGTCCTCGCCACAGGGATCGAGCCCTTCGATGCGACGGCCAAGGCCGAATACGGATACGGTCGGTTCAAAAATGTGATCACGGCAAAAGATCTCGATGAGATGCTCCGGTTCCAGGGGAAGCTCGAGCGCCCCTCGGACCGAAGGGTCCCCAAAACCATAGCCTTCTTCCAGTGCGTCGGAAGCCGGGACGAGTCCATCGGAAACCTCTACTGCTCCCAGGTCTGTTGTGCCTATGCCCTCCGCCTCATCAAAGCCATCCGTCACCAATACCCCGACACCCTGGTCACCTTCTTCTACATGGACATCCAGCCCGCCGGGGCCTCCTTCGAACGCTTCTTGGATGCCTGTCGAAAAGACCCCCACCTTCGATTCCTCCGCTGCCTCCCCTCCAAGGTCTACCATTCGCCCCTGACCGAAGGGTTGAGGGTGAGATTGATCGACCCTCAAAAGGGAGAGGTTCTCGAAGAACCCTTCGACTTGATCGTCCTCTCCGTGGGCATGGTCCTGGGCAAAGGGGCGAAGTCCTTGGCCCAGCTTTTCGGACTGAAATTGAATGAAGAGGGATTTTTGGATCCCCCTCCTTTCCAAACAGGAATCTTCGTTGCGGGCGCCTGCAGTGGGCCGAAGGACATCGACCGGTCCATTCTCCATTCGAAATCGATCGCGGGTAAGGTCGAGCAGTATCTGAAGGGGAGGAATTAA
- a CDS encoding 2Fe-2S iron-sulfur cluster-binding protein — protein sequence MLTLTIDGREIQADPGEKVLWVALRSGIYIPHLCAMEDGELSFGGCRLCLVEVEVEGKREMVPACGHPVVENMKVYTQTEKIARMRRTAFELIMSDHHIDCKNCAKRKTCELIRISSTLKWSLRPKRLRSLLRDLPADDSHPLFTFDPKKCVKCAKCIRVCQRLGRSFLDFAYRGFEMVLATFDHQPLSSEACEGCTECVKVCPTGALFFKDQGETEDG from the coding sequence ATGCTGACCCTGACGATCGATGGAAGAGAGATCCAAGCCGACCCCGGAGAGAAGGTCCTCTGGGTGGCCCTTCGATCGGGGATCTACATTCCCCATCTCTGTGCCATGGAGGATGGGGAGCTTTCCTTCGGAGGATGCCGTCTCTGCCTGGTCGAAGTCGAGGTGGAAGGGAAACGGGAGATGGTGCCCGCCTGCGGCCACCCGGTCGTTGAAAACATGAAGGTCTATACCCAGACCGAAAAGATCGCGAGGATGAGGCGGACCGCCTTCGAGCTCATCATGAGCGATCACCACATCGATTGTAAAAATTGCGCCAAGCGGAAGACCTGCGAACTGATTCGGATCTCCTCCACCTTAAAATGGAGCCTGAGGCCAAAAAGATTGAGAAGCCTCCTCCGGGATCTTCCGGCCGACGATTCCCACCCTCTCTTCACCTTCGACCCTAAAAAATGCGTCAAGTGTGCCAAATGTATCCGGGTCTGCCAGCGATTGGGTCGTTCCTTTCTCGACTTCGCCTACCGGGGATTTGAAATGGTCCTTGCCACCTTCGACCATCAACCCCTCTCCTCGGAGGCCTGTGAGGGGTGTACCGAGTGTGTGAAAGTTTGCCCGACCGGGGCCCTCTTCTTTAAAGATCAAGGAGAGACCGAAGATGGATAA
- a CDS encoding methylenetetrahydrofolate reductase C-terminal domain-containing protein, whose translation MIKAEQKPLDEILNSLTPYNRILLSGCGACVTVCQAGGEKEVGLLASALRMARSKVGKPLEILEAPPPRQCEPEFAEELSDTVEKVEAVLSIACGVGVQTLARHFSKTPILPGVNTTFLGETVTHGVWEERCQACGNCILERTGGVCPVARCAKQLFNGPCGGSSKGKCEIKVERDCAWQLIYDRLKNLNQLHRLEEIIPARRWGVESRDRGPRRIVREDLKV comes from the coding sequence ATGATCAAAGCCGAACAGAAACCCTTGGATGAAATTTTGAATTCCCTGACTCCCTACAACCGAATCCTCCTTTCGGGATGCGGGGCCTGCGTCACCGTCTGCCAGGCCGGCGGGGAGAAGGAGGTTGGCCTTTTGGCCTCAGCCCTCCGGATGGCCAGGTCGAAGGTCGGAAAGCCCCTCGAAATCCTGGAGGCCCCCCCCCCCCGCCAATGCGAACCCGAATTCGCCGAGGAGCTATCCGACACCGTTGAAAAGGTCGAGGCGGTTCTCTCCATCGCCTGCGGCGTGGGCGTTCAAACGCTGGCCCGCCATTTTTCAAAGACCCCGATCCTGCCAGGGGTCAACACCACCTTTCTGGGGGAGACCGTCACCCACGGGGTCTGGGAAGAACGGTGCCAGGCCTGTGGCAACTGCATCCTCGAACGGACAGGGGGCGTCTGTCCGGTGGCCCGCTGTGCCAAACAGCTCTTCAACGGCCCCTGCGGCGGTTCGTCCAAAGGAAAGTGCGAGATCAAGGTGGAGCGGGACTGCGCCTGGCAGCTCATCTACGATCGGCTCAAGAATCTCAACCAGCTCCACCGGTTGGAGGAGATCATCCCCGCGAGAAGATGGGGGGTGGAATCGAGGGATCGAGGACCGAGACGGATTGTAAGGGAGGATCTGAAGGTATGA
- a CDS encoding CoB--CoM heterodisulfide reductase iron-sulfur subunit B family protein codes for MMEVSYYPGCSLHGTAREYDESIRGVSALLGIGLKELEDWTCCGASSAHCTDERLAIDLAARNLAIAEKDPRELIVPCVACYSRFKAAEKEAHEHPDQLRFSYQGKVPIRYALDFFTSEPILEEVKKRRTKPLKGLKVVCYYGCLTVRPPRLTGIQRYEDPLHMDHLMEVLGAEPLQWSYKTDCCGASLVMTRTDIVRKLSGRLLAIAKEAEADAIVTGCPMCHANLDTRQEELAKETGERFEIPILYFSELMGLALGHKDAKRWLSHHLTDPLKRMGQKGLI; via the coding sequence ATGATGGAGGTTTCCTACTATCCCGGGTGTTCCCTCCACGGAACCGCAAGGGAGTACGACGAATCGATTCGCGGGGTCTCGGCCCTGCTCGGCATCGGGCTAAAAGAGCTGGAGGATTGGACCTGTTGCGGCGCCAGCTCTGCCCACTGCACCGATGAGAGGCTCGCCATCGACCTCGCTGCCCGAAACCTGGCCATCGCCGAAAAGGATCCCCGGGAGCTGATCGTCCCGTGCGTGGCCTGTTATAGCCGGTTCAAGGCCGCGGAGAAGGAGGCCCACGAGCATCCGGATCAGCTCCGCTTCTCCTATCAGGGGAAGGTCCCGATCCGTTATGCCCTCGACTTCTTCACCTCGGAGCCGATCCTCGAGGAGGTGAAAAAGAGACGCACCAAGCCGCTCAAAGGCCTGAAGGTCGTCTGTTATTATGGATGTCTCACGGTGCGGCCCCCTCGCTTGACAGGCATCCAACGATACGAAGATCCCCTCCACATGGATCACCTGATGGAGGTCCTCGGCGCAGAACCCCTCCAGTGGTCCTATAAGACCGATTGTTGCGGAGCAAGCCTGGTCATGACCCGGACGGACATCGTGAGGAAGTTGAGCGGTCGGCTCCTCGCCATCGCCAAAGAGGCAGAGGCCGATGCCATCGTCACGGGTTGCCCGATGTGCCATGCCAATCTCGACACCCGGCAGGAGGAGCTCGCCAAGGAGACCGGGGAGAGGTTCGAAATCCCCATCCTCTACTTCTCGGAATTGATGGGTCTGGCCCTTGGTCACAAGGATGCGAAGAGGTGGCTGAGCCACCACCTCACCGACCCCTTGAAAAGGATGGGCCAGAAAGGCTTGATTTGA
- a CDS encoding PAS domain S-box protein, producing the protein MRKRWMLKDWLNRLSSLFVKKGESPSRGWPLREFGNGMFHAIAELGNDGILVFNQDLRIEYANRMASEITGYSNERLLRMTVLSLLDPAYQSFVTDLFAHPERYGEKTCTEAFVITAGGEVKEVEICIALTQTSRGVRKGYAYLKDITERKKFERELKASEEKLRRFFERVRHGLFISSRDGRFIDCNQALLDMLGYSSKEEFLAIDIVKDLYVNPEDRKLLKEKMEKDGYIRDMEIEFKKKDGEKITVLLTGYPIHNDKGEIIGYEGINLDITERKRIEKELREANEFFMNLIESSVDGIIAADMKGNIFIFNKGAETLLGYRAEEVIGKIHITKIYPPGVAKEVMRRLRSPDYGGVGKLLPTQFNVVNKYGEEIPIQISAALIYNPFGQEIASVGIFTDLRPRLAMEKKLQETHLQLVSSEKMASLGKLAAGIAHEINNPLGGILIYASLMMEDLPEDDPKRADLARIVQEAGRCKEIVKSLLEFARQTEPKKEPTDINRAINDGLFFLVNQALFHNIKIVKNLDPYLPFVRGNSGQLKQVFMNIIVNAAEAMHGSGTLTITTSASADGKTVSIEFTDTGEGIPEENLSKIFEPFFTTKGVGKGTGLGLATSYGIVQDHGGTITVKSKVGVGSSFIIELPVQPQAQPVLEGQPLY; encoded by the coding sequence ATGAGGAAACGTTGGATGCTGAAAGACTGGCTTAACCGCCTTTCCTCTCTGTTTGTGAAGAAGGGGGAAAGTCCCTCCAGGGGATGGCCCCTGAGAGAGTTCGGCAATGGAATGTTTCATGCCATCGCCGAGCTGGGCAACGACGGCATCCTCGTCTTCAATCAGGACCTTCGGATCGAATATGCCAACCGGATGGCCTCGGAGATCACCGGATATTCGAACGAGCGCCTCCTCCGGATGACCGTGCTCTCGCTCCTCGACCCGGCCTATCAATCCTTCGTGACCGACCTCTTCGCCCATCCCGAACGCTACGGAGAAAAGACCTGCACCGAAGCCTTCGTGATCACCGCCGGGGGCGAGGTCAAAGAGGTGGAGATCTGCATCGCCCTGACCCAGACCTCCCGGGGGGTCCGCAAAGGATACGCCTATCTCAAAGACATCACCGAACGGAAGAAGTTCGAAAGAGAATTAAAGGCCTCGGAGGAGAAGCTCCGGAGGTTCTTCGAAAGGGTGAGACACGGCCTCTTCATCAGCTCGAGGGATGGGCGGTTCATCGATTGCAACCAGGCCCTCCTGGACATGCTCGGCTATTCCAGCAAGGAGGAGTTTCTGGCCATCGATATCGTCAAGGACCTCTATGTCAATCCCGAAGACCGAAAGCTCCTCAAAGAGAAAATGGAAAAGGACGGGTACATCCGGGACATGGAGATCGAATTCAAGAAGAAGGACGGCGAGAAGATCACGGTCCTCCTGACCGGCTATCCCATCCACAACGACAAGGGAGAGATCATCGGCTACGAAGGGATCAACCTCGACATCACCGAGAGGAAGCGGATCGAGAAGGAGCTCCGGGAGGCCAACGAGTTCTTCATGAACCTCATCGAGAGCTCGGTCGACGGCATCATCGCCGCCGACATGAAGGGGAACATCTTCATCTTCAACAAAGGCGCCGAGACCCTGTTAGGTTACCGGGCCGAAGAGGTGATCGGAAAGATCCACATCACTAAGATCTACCCGCCGGGCGTGGCCAAAGAGGTGATGCGAAGGCTTCGAAGCCCCGATTATGGCGGCGTGGGAAAACTCCTTCCGACCCAGTTCAACGTCGTCAACAAATATGGCGAGGAGATCCCGATCCAGATCTCGGCCGCCCTCATCTACAACCCCTTCGGTCAGGAGATCGCCAGCGTCGGGATCTTCACCGACCTGAGGCCCAGGCTGGCGATGGAGAAGAAGCTCCAAGAGACCCACCTCCAGCTCGTCAGCTCCGAGAAGATGGCCTCTCTGGGTAAGCTGGCCGCGGGGATCGCCCACGAGATCAACAACCCCCTCGGAGGCATCCTCATCTACGCCAGCCTGATGATGGAGGACCTTCCTGAGGACGATCCCAAACGGGCGGATCTTGCCCGGATCGTCCAGGAGGCCGGCCGGTGCAAGGAGATCGTCAAAAGCCTTCTCGAATTTGCCCGGCAGACCGAGCCGAAGAAGGAGCCCACCGACATCAACCGGGCGATCAACGACGGCCTCTTCTTCCTGGTCAACCAGGCCCTCTTCCACAACATCAAGATCGTCAAAAACCTCGACCCCTATCTCCCCTTCGTCCGGGGCAATTCCGGGCAGCTCAAACAGGTCTTCATGAACATCATCGTCAACGCCGCCGAGGCCATGCATGGAAGCGGGACCTTGACCATCACCACCTCGGCCTCGGCGGATGGAAAGACCGTCTCGATCGAATTCACCGATACCGGAGAAGGAATTCCGGAAGAGAACCTCTCGAAAATCTTCGAACCCTTCTTTACGACGAAGGGCGTCGGCAAAGGCACCGGGTTGGGCTTGGCCACCTCTTATGGAATCGTCCAAGATCATGGAGGGACCATCACGGTGAAGAGCAAGGTGGGGGTGGGATCGTCCTTTATCATCGAGCTTCCGGTCCAGCCCCAGGCCCAGCCCGTTCTCGAAGGACAGCCCCTTTATTGA
- a CDS encoding 4Fe-4S dicluster domain-containing protein, with amino-acid sequence MKSEAHTFLAEVARLSGETVQACYQCKKCSAGCPVAYAMDLLPNQVLRHIQYDHRDKVLGSKTIWICASCYACSVRCPNNIDIAKIMDTLRAMALRSGMKPGEKEIPVFHSVFLDTIKSKGRVHELSLILQFKMKTGDFFKDASLGWKMYRKGKIKLFPSKFGGGSQIREIFGSLERRETK; translated from the coding sequence ATGAAGTCCGAAGCCCACACCTTTCTGGCCGAGGTGGCCCGGCTCAGTGGCGAAACGGTCCAGGCCTGCTATCAATGTAAAAAATGTTCAGCGGGCTGTCCGGTCGCCTATGCGATGGACCTGCTGCCCAACCAGGTCCTCCGGCATATTCAATACGATCACCGGGACAAGGTTCTCGGCTCGAAGACGATCTGGATCTGCGCCTCCTGTTATGCCTGCTCCGTCCGGTGTCCCAACAACATCGACATCGCGAAGATCATGGATACCCTGAGGGCCATGGCCCTCCGGTCGGGCATGAAGCCGGGTGAGAAGGAGATCCCGGTTTTCCATTCGGTCTTCCTCGATACGATCAAGTCAAAGGGCCGGGTCCATGAGTTGAGCCTCATCCTCCAGTTCAAGATGAAGACGGGCGACTTCTTCAAGGATGCCTCCCTCGGATGGAAGATGTACCGGAAGGGAAAGATTAAGCTCTTCCCTTCCAAATTCGGCGGAGGAAGCCAGATCCGGGAGATCTTCGGCTCCCTCGAACGTAGGGAGACGAAGTGA